AGTCTAAATTAACAATAATTAGCCGATCATCTAGTCAttcatattataattttatgatttcaCTTAATATTATGGAATTATTGGATAGGGGGTTACGTAGTCTATCAGCTTCTAGATTAATGATACAGAATGTCAAACCCTGTCCTGATATGTCTAATATTGAAGGCACTGTCTCCTAAATACTTAATCAACATAAACAGGACATAAAATGGCTGCCAATTTTGGCGATGACGTGATTGTGATTGACCATGTAACGCTGGCAGCGACAGAGCCCAACCTACCTAATTGACAGCGTTTGAGATGTGAGATGTTGGGATGCAGCTAAGTAGAGTCTCTATTAACTAGACTTATTGTTTCGTTGTTTAATTGATCTTGTTTGAATAGTTCGGTACGCTTACGTATTCATctgcaagttttatcattatattatatattatggaCTTAATTGATCTGTCTAAGTCATACTCTTATGTATCCATCCGCAAGAGATCAATCTCCTCGAAACCTCTTATGAGATATATCAAATTCCtatatttaacttataattcatatctgataaacaatgtaaattataaatatagattttATAAACTCTCAATgaccataataaataaatataaatattttaaatttatcactTAATTCTAATAAACTCTTTCACTTTTATACGaccttttattaaattaatataagaagaggtgataaaaaaatattacataattaaataaaacaaagaaaagagGTGAGTAATatttttgtaagtttgtaaatatatatatatatatatataattagtaattaggatattatatttaatatatatttttttaatgactATATAGAGTAAGTGAGTGTCAACAACAATGAGGGTTGCCAATTGTAATTATTGCTAACTAAATTTTACTTGGGTTGGAAGTTGAAAAATAGTTATAATAGATTCAAATATCACAAtggattggaatatttttgatatCGTATCTATTATCATTAAGTATATTTATCTTTAAAAAGTATTtaagtttttattattataataacgAAGGAGAGGAAATATATGTTGGTTACCCTCTTATTAAGTATCCCTATCATTAATTATCCTTTTCTATCCTACACAAATTGTCTTTATAAAATTATCTATAtgttttatatattataaataattagattttatcttTAAAAATAACAAACTTGTGATTCAATCAGTTGTATTTCAATTTTATTTCTCAATGAAAATAAACTATATACCTTTCTCTTGTAAAGTAGTAAAGATTTGCAGACGTGCAAAATTGTGTTCAGGGATTACGAGGGATTTGACATCGATCATCATTGGTCAAAGGAACTGAGAGTGAATAGTTGGATCTTAATAGCCTCGAGCTGCAAACGCCATGCGTGAGCAAATACCAAATTCCTTTGCAGATGGAGAAGAGGAAAGCATTTGGAATTTTCTCATCAAAGTCAAAAGGTTTACACCCAAAACTCATGGTAATCTGATTTTTCAGTCCTTTCAAGAGGATTGGGCATTCCAAAAGTCAACAAGCACATGAGATCTGTTTCCTCCGTTAGAAATGCCAAAGGAGAAGAAAGTCGTTCTACATGAGTAGTTTATGTTGTGATTTCAAACTCATGCAGATATTGAACTTTTGACTTTGAATCGGTCATCTAAATATCGTCTGATTACTgtctaataaaaaataataataattaaaaactaAAACACGAATTTAATATTGTCAAATAAATTACTATATTTTTTTGTAATTAGTAAACATGACAATATTAATTTTAACCCGGAGAGGGATGAGACTGGAATCTTATGGTTGGCTTCGTCGATAATCGTGGGAGTAACATGGAAGAGAAGAGTGCAGGCGAGACAAGGAACCTTCTCTTTCCTTTGCTTTGCGCGGAGATGACCCGACCAGAAGCAGAATGAAAGGTATAGCGACCTCCCAAGGAACCATATGAAGAAGGCATAACCTCCCAAGGAACAACATCAGTGGGTATGAGCAGAGCAACACCCAAAGGGATCTCTCTCGCCTATTTATTGCCTTCGTTCGTGAAGGCATGTGATTCGAGTTTCAAGGGGAAGGAAGCAAACTGAAAGGGTTTCATGGAGAGACGGCCTTCGGCTGCTCCCGGGCGACAAATCTACGATGATTTTGTTCCTCCACACGAAGTCATTAGAGGAAAAGACGCAGAGACTTTCCTTCTCCAGCTCCCAGGCTCGCATTCTCTCTCTACGCCCTTCTATTTTGTTGTCGGCAACGAAGGAGAGAGCCTTCTTGTTCTTGTTGCTGCTATAACATGTTCAGTTTCTGTATACATGTAGATTTCAACAGGGAGCAAATCAAGCTCCAAATCGACGACTATGGCAAGCTAAAGATCAGCGGAGAACGCCCCCTGATCAACGACCGGTGGAAACGCTTTCTCAAGGAGTTCTACGTACCGGATTACTGCAACGTCAGTGACATCAGCGCTAAGTTTGAGAATGGGCTTCTTCGTATCATACTTCCAAAGTTTGTCGCCCAAACTGGCACAAAAGATGAGAACGCAAAGGCCCCAGAAGCTGCACCGGATCCAAAAGCTACGACGGAGACGAAAGCTGATGGCAGCAAAAGTGACACGACCCAGAAAACCAAGTCAAGACCAGATCAAGAGTCAGACGACAGCATCAACAAGCAACCGAAGGACGAGAGGAAGAAGGAGTCGCTCGATGCAAGCAAAGATGTGCACAAGGTCGAAGAGAAAAAGATGGGCAACGATGATGCGAAACTACATGAGGAGGGTGCTgaaaccaagaagaagaagaaggcaatgaCGCAGGAGCAAGGAACCGCAGCTGGGCATGGACGCATGCTGGGGGATCCGAAGAAGGTGCAACTATTGGGATATGGCTTGTATAGGCGCATGCGAGTCATGGTCAGTGGAGCTTTAGCCATTGTGGTCTTAGTGGGAGTAGTGTTGTATGTAACATATTCACTGAAAAGGCCCATGCAGATGGATAACTACGAGTCTCCGTAGTTCCATTTCGAGCTGAAGAACTTGTGCTAGTACATGTAAATGATATATAAAGGAAATAAAGGAAAAGGAGGTCAATCGTTCACGTTGAAATACTGCTTTGAAAGAGACATTTGGTGCTATATTGTATGTAAATTATATCTTCAAGACTATCAGAAAAATGTTTTCTGCACAAACGAGTAATACACAAGACTGGATCATTGGAACAGTATTGTTTTCTGCACAGATTTAGAAAATTCAAGAGGAATCATTTACTAGAACAATCCGTTTATCCGAGTAATGTTCTTGCAGTGGCAGTCCTGACACAACATCACCTCCCTCAAATAATATTCTTTTAGGACTTGCACTCTTGGGAAGGATCTCCGATGCTTGCCGAAGGGTAGAATGCTGATACATTTCAGGTACGTGTTAACATCTGAATCTTCCATTACTTTTGAAGTGATGACCACAATTACAAGTGTTCCATTAATCATAACCAGTTTCCGGGGCAAGTGATCTCCCTTTTTGACGAAGTTCTATTCGATTATCATTAGCTCCatagataatattattattttccctATTTTGGTCCATTTTATTTACAACTCCCAATATATTATTATTGTCTTTTAGCAattcaaagagaagaaagatgtgAAAAGATGACAGGCTTACAGAGTAATTAATACCTGTTGCAGTGTGATGTAATGATCCTTTGCCATTCATAATGAGTCTGCCCATCTCTTAAGACCTGACAAAACAAATAATTCCCTCAAGGATTGCAATTACATGATAATGTATGTTGTACATTCATTATGAACACTGATTCCAATAGTCCAAATGATAGTCAAGAGTTAGAATAAAGGCACATAGTTGATTGACGATGGAGAAACTAATTAGGTTCCTAAGCTAATGTTTAGCATCTTCATCGAAGAAGCCAAATGGGTAACCACATTCCTACAGTAGAGTACACACTAGTTAAGGGAGTTCCAACTAAAAGGTTTGGAGTAACCCAACCTCACAGGAATCAGCAAGGAACATTTCTTCTCCCAAGCAAAGGCCTTAAAGGCAAGGCATCTATCTCCCCTGATGCATTCGCTGCACGTATAAAGGAACATCCATCCATGGCTCTTCTGTCGCTGATTGAAGTTGCCCAAAAAGAAGCACCACCAAGAACAAGAAAGTTCATTCATGGAAGCTGCTTCAGGATCGCGAACTCACTCGGAGTGCAACCCGAAATGTGACTGGACAGAAGTGGGCGAGTTCGATGCACTGAAAGTTGACCTCTCAGGCAGGCTTTCTCCATTTAGTCTTcctcttttttattcttcttttttccGAGCAATTATGAGACTTTAAACACCTCTTATATGAATCCGAATGATTAAATATGAATCAGAATGAATCCATATGATTCTGTAGTCCAATTTGTACGGTACAATTTCTTGATTAGACCGAAAACACTTTGCACGCTTCTTGTGATGACATGATCAATGAACTCCAAACATCTTTCCTCCTCCATCTGCTTTTTGATACAGGATTAGGATTCAAGAAGGAAGAACTAAAGGTTTTAGTCGACACTTCGAGGAAACTAACGATCAGTGGAGAGCGAGCTCTAAGAGACGGTCAATGGCGTCGCTTTCTCAGGAGCTTTCAGCTTCCAAAGCATTGCAACATCGGAGAGCTCGGAGCCAAATTTGATCAAGAAATCCTCTACGTAATTCTGCCAAAACCTACAAATGAGATGAAGCAATCCGGAGGTGTTCTAAAGGCTCTAAGTAAGCGCAGACTGATTCTGACTGGAGTTGCAGCCATTGTGCTTGTAGCAGGACTTGGAGCTTTTGCAGCTTACAAGCTCACCCGCTCATAAAGGATACTTGTATCTCTGATGCATATATGTCTGCATTAGCTGCAGTTCCGAATGCCCTAAGAAGATCTATCTTTTGACTCCATATTACAAGACTAATAAATCAATGTCTACTAGTTGATCTCACGTGGAGTTACAACAACCTTGCATCGGTATCTATTATCTTAAgacaaatttgatttaatagggaTTATATCAACATGGATCTACGTTATCACGTACGTCATTCTCGCATGTCGAACATCTGATCTGTCCTGATCCGAATCCGAGATCCGTTTCCTTTTTTATTGGCGTGGATCATACAATACGATCCGAATAACCCGATGGCGATTTGATCCGATATGGATCGAGGTCGAACTGACCCGACCCCATATATTTTAATTACACTAAATATAAATCCACTAAGTTACTGACCCGAACGAGTCGCGCTCTCCTCCCCCACCGCCTTACGCCTTCGTTTCAGGTCGATCCTCTCCTTCCCGCGGCCGTGCGCTGCCTCCACCTCCGCGGCGACCCCCCTACGGTAattcttcttcctccctctctctctcattccCTCCCATTGTCTCCCTCTCGCCCTTCTTGTTTCTCCCTCCAAGAGCTGCCTCCCTTCCCTTGGTCTCTCCGAGCGTGACGTAGTCGAGGCGGTCGACATCGCAGCCGGAGACGCGGCGTACATCTCGAAGGGGGATTTGACCTCGAGGACGATGCGGTCGTTGTCGAGGTGGGTGACCATGGGAGGGAGGGGAAGTAGGAGGTAGTAGACGCGGCGTCGACGGGTTCCCTGCACCGTTTCCCCGGCGGTGGGCGTCGCGAGCAAGTGCGACGACCGAGGAGAATTAGGGAAGGTAATGGATGTGGCAATGATCGATTTGTTGCGGATCGAATACCCGATCATCCGGATCCGACCCGGAGTTAGCCGTTTGCTTTAGTGTTGACGTCAATTCTTTTCTTGGTTTTAAATATCCGACGCAGGTCTGGATCCGCTTGACCGGCCTTCACGCGGTCTGAAACCCGTTATGGGATTTTGCGGACCGAACCACACCGGTCTCTCCTGTGTTTAGGGTTTTGATTGAAGGGTTTTCTGGGGTTCGGAATTGCCCGAGATCTCGACCTCCTGTTTGAAAGAATACCGCTGAGGAACTCGATTATGGGTATAGTGAATTACTATATGTGTTTTCTCGATTCTTCACGCTGAAATTTTACTGAAAAATTTGCCAACAAAAATCGTTTTTTTTAATCGTGTCTCTTATATTGTTGTTCTTCACAGAGAGACCTGCAGAAACATCTCGGcgagagaagaggaaagaagcCCGGTTGGCAAAGCAACAGAACCGATTCGTCTCCTGGATCCAGCATCAAGTATATATAGTCACTactgttcttgctttaatctgtggagcttttttttttttttttgctgatttTGTTTTTTGAAATTCTTCTGAACAAAGAGTggtaagaacaagaagaagaagaagaagtcatcattgGATTCGGAACCACAGTCTGAAATGGTGGCTTCGGAGAGGAAAATTAAGAAGATGAAGATGTCAGATTCTTTGAAGAAGGGGAAGTCTAAAACTAAGTTTCAGGAATTTCTGGAATTGGAGACGGGCAAGGGCGTTTTAAGCGGTGAGGAGGATCTCGAGATGGAGAAGAGGCTGTCAAAGAAGCTCAAAGTCAAGGACACGAAGCTGCGCGGCCCTGATGATGGGATAAATTTTCTAATTGGTGAGAGCCCATCTGAACCATACTCCATGTTCGATGATGACACTTGTGGAGAGGATGAAGTAGATGATGATGCAATAGAGGAGGATGTCTCATCAATGAAGAAGaagcacaagaagaagaaaaagtcatCTGATGCTTCAATAGAGCTACCAGAACATGAAGTTGCTGGTGGAGAGGATGAattcgatgatgatgatgtaatAGAGGAGAATGTCTCATCGATGAAGAAGAAGCACAAGAATAAGAAAAAGTTGTCTCATGCTTCAATGGAGCAATCAGAATGTGAAGTTGCTGTCGTTGAGAAGGGGACTCCGGAGAAGGTCAATACCTCACATGTGGATGTGGGTCAGAAGAAGCGTAAGAAAAAGAATTCACTTGCTGCTTCACAAGAGCATCCAGTGGTGGACGGGGATGCAAAGAAGCTTGATGTATTGGACACAGAAGAAACTCATTCTGTAGAACCTGCAACAGTTCCAAGTGTGAAATATATGCCTCCTCAGGTGCGAGCTCGTCTGGGTATCGAATTCGATGAGCTTCTTGAGATTCGTCGTAGGGTGAAAAGTATGAACACTTATCTggttgaagatcaaattttatgTTATATAAAAATATGCCTCTAGTTTATTTTCAGTAAGACTGACAATTTTTGTTGTTGATCACTTGCTTTTTCAGGACTTCTGAACCAGCTTAATGATTCCAATGTGGAATCAATTACCAAAGAAGTGGCTACAATCTTTCGAGTACTACTCTAATATTAGATTGTGTATTTGTCTTTTGTGTTTCATGGTAATGTTTACAATATCATGGCTGAGACTTCGACAGTCACTCTCTCGCAGTGATGGCTGTCAGATAATTGGTCAGGCATTTCTGGAATCGTCTACCAAAAATGAAAGGTTTTGCCTCTTTCCTCCTATTAGTGAATGCAAGCATAGTAGTGCCATATTCTAGTTCTTTGAGCtactaaattgagatttcttaagtGCTACATGTCAATCTTATTGCACAGTGTTTTTGATGTCTCATCATAATTAGAAGTTAAAGTGCAGAAAACATTTTATGAGACCAGTGGAAAGATAGaatgttttttcttctttttatattcaAGAGTACCTTTTCCAACCTCAATAGCAAGCTAAATTGAAGTGTTTAATATTTTTCCAACATACAAACACAATTTGAACTTTTTCATGACATAATGTTCGCACAAAACATGGAGGAATAGTTTTGACTCCTAGGTATTTTGCTGTGTTACCCATCGCAGACTCGGAATTGAAATTAGGCATTTATTAGTCTGCACCTTTTTTCTTACAAAAGATTTGATACTTGGTGTTTTTTCTTAGATTGAACCATATGTTGGACATAAATTTCTACGCTAGATTGATGGCAAAGCCTTGGGAAATTGTGATAAGCTAAGCTTAAACCATATTGGTTTTGCTCCAAAAGAGTACTCAAATATTTGGGGCTGTATAGAACCTCTTATAGCGGCCCACATGTAGCCACTAGGAATACACATGCTCCGTTGTTCAACTAGTTGATTCCCATTGGTGATGTGGGATCTCATGATGTTGTAAACCTACCAAGTTGCAATCAACATTCTTGGTGTCGTACCTTCACCAATTTAGAGCTTCAAGTGGTGTCCATACCAAAATTAGTTAATGCTTCAATACTATATATATGTAATGATCCAAATCATTTAACTCAGGTTGCTCTCCGGATGTGCTTAAACCATGGAATGTGATTTCATCTGAAACGGTATGTACCGGATAATATTCACCAATCTGATCATCAATTGGGTTGTGGATTGATCCTTTTCAGACGGTCTGGTCCAGCTTGTTCTTTTTAAGctcttgatttaaaaaagaagCAAGAGTCAACAAGACCCTAATTGCATCTTGAGAGACATGCGAGGGCCCTCGCCCTGTGCCAGTGTCGGTCCTGCCATCACTGATCCCACCGCCAGCCCATTCAACC
This DNA window, taken from Musa acuminata AAA Group cultivar baxijiao chromosome BXJ3-7, Cavendish_Baxijiao_AAA, whole genome shotgun sequence, encodes the following:
- the LOC135642279 gene encoding inactive protein RESTRICTED TEV MOVEMENT 2-like — encoded protein: MERRPSAAPGRQIYDDFVPPHEVIRGKDAETFLLQLPDFNREQIKLQIDDYGKLKISGERPLINDRWKRFLKEFYVPDYCNVSDISAKFENGLLRIILPKFVAQTGTKDENAKAPEAAPDPKATTETKADGSKSDTTQKTKSRPDQESDDSINKQPKDERKKESLDASKDVHKVEEKKMGNDDAKLHEEGAETKKKKKAMTQEQGTAAGHGRMLGDPKKVQLLGYGLYRRMRVMVSGALAIVVLVGVVLYVTYSLKRPMQMDNYESP